In Gadus chalcogrammus isolate NIFS_2021 chromosome 11, NIFS_Gcha_1.0, whole genome shotgun sequence, a single window of DNA contains:
- the scgn gene encoding secretagogin isoform X1 codes for MERAFDQLDAAEFLAIWHHFDADDNGYIEGKELDEFFRHVMKRLGSQETTEENVQKLKQRFMSTYDVTADGKLQIQELALMILPADENFLLVFRREAPLDNSVDFMKIWRKYDVDCNGCISAQELKAFLRDLIQQHHKEVSPSKLDEYTDAMMKVFDKNKDGCLELNDMARILAMEDNFLLQFQLDASSQGERKRDFEKIFTHYDVNKTGELEGVEVDGFVKDMMELVRPSITAKELDKLKVILLGHCDVNRDGKIQKNELSLCLGVRPRP; via the exons ATGGAGAGGGCTTTTGATCAACTGGATGCCGCGGAGTTCCTGGCGATCTGGCACCACTTTGATGCTGATG ATAATGGCTACATCGAGGGAAAAGAGCTTGATGAGTTTTTCCGTCATGTGATGAAAAGACTGGGCTCGCAG GAAACAACAGAGGAGAATGTACAGAAGCTGAAGCAGAGGTTCATGTCGACTTACGATGTCACGGCCGACGGAAAACTACAGATCCAAGAG TTGGCGCTCATGATCCTGCCCGCAGACGAGAACTTCCTGCTGGTGTTCCGCAGGGAGGCTCCTCTGGATAACAGCGTTGACTTCATGAAG ATATGGAGGAAATATGACGTTGACTGCAATGGTTGCATATCAGCTCAGGAGCTAAAG GCTTTCCTTCGAGACCTTATCCAGCAGCACCACAAGGAAGTGTCACCTAGCAAGCTGGATGAGTACACTGATGCCATG ATGAAagtatttgacaaaaacaaggaCGGTTGTTTGGAGCTGAATGACATGGCCAG GATCCTGGCGATGGAAGATAACTTTTTGCTCCAATTTCAACTGGAT GCCTCCAGTcaaggagagaggaaaagagactTTGAGAAGATCTTCACCCACTATGATGTC AACAAGAcgggggagctggagggggtggaggtggacggCTTTGTGAAGGACATGATGGAGCTGGTCAGG ccCAGTATCACAGCGAAAGAGCTGGACAAGCTGAAAGTAATCCTGCTGGGCCACTGTGATGTCAACAGGGATGGAAAGATCCAGAAGAACgagctgtctctctgtctgggagTGCGGCCCAGGCCTTAG
- the scgn gene encoding secretagogin isoform X2, with protein MMIVETTEENVQKLKQRFMSTYDVTADGKLQIQELALMILPADENFLLVFRREAPLDNSVDFMKIWRKYDVDCNGCISAQELKAFLRDLIQQHHKEVSPSKLDEYTDAMMKVFDKNKDGCLELNDMARILAMEDNFLLQFQLDASSQGERKRDFEKIFTHYDVNKTGELEGVEVDGFVKDMMELVRPSITAKELDKLKVILLGHCDVNRDGKIQKNELSLCLGVRPRP; from the exons ATGATGATTGTG GAAACAACAGAGGAGAATGTACAGAAGCTGAAGCAGAGGTTCATGTCGACTTACGATGTCACGGCCGACGGAAAACTACAGATCCAAGAG TTGGCGCTCATGATCCTGCCCGCAGACGAGAACTTCCTGCTGGTGTTCCGCAGGGAGGCTCCTCTGGATAACAGCGTTGACTTCATGAAG ATATGGAGGAAATATGACGTTGACTGCAATGGTTGCATATCAGCTCAGGAGCTAAAG GCTTTCCTTCGAGACCTTATCCAGCAGCACCACAAGGAAGTGTCACCTAGCAAGCTGGATGAGTACACTGATGCCATG ATGAAagtatttgacaaaaacaaggaCGGTTGTTTGGAGCTGAATGACATGGCCAG GATCCTGGCGATGGAAGATAACTTTTTGCTCCAATTTCAACTGGAT GCCTCCAGTcaaggagagaggaaaagagactTTGAGAAGATCTTCACCCACTATGATGTC AACAAGAcgggggagctggagggggtggaggtggacggCTTTGTGAAGGACATGATGGAGCTGGTCAGG ccCAGTATCACAGCGAAAGAGCTGGACAAGCTGAAAGTAATCCTGCTGGGCCACTGTGATGTCAACAGGGATGGAAAGATCCAGAAGAACgagctgtctctctgtctgggagTGCGGCCCAGGCCTTAG